A genome region from Populus alba chromosome 5, ASM523922v2, whole genome shotgun sequence includes the following:
- the LOC118047723 gene encoding uncharacterized protein, with product MADAKTKAESIREWVVEHKLRAVGCLWLSGITGSFAYNWSKPNMKPSVKIIHARLHAQALTLAALAGAALVEYYDHNSGAKADRYPELVPHKD from the exons ATGGCTGATGCTAAGACCAAAGCGGAATCTATCAGGGAATGGGTTGTTGAACATAAGCTTAGAGCTGTTG GATGTCTATGGCTTAGTGGTATTACGGGTTCGTTTGCCTACAATTGGTCGAAACCAAATATGAAACCAAGTGTCAAGATCATTCATGCTAG GTTGCATGCACAGGCTCTCACCCTGGCTGCATTAGCTGGTGCTGCTTTGGTTGAATACTATGACCATAACTCTGGAGCAAAGGCTGATCGATATCCAGAGCTTGTCCCACACAAGGACTAA